A genomic window from Megalobrama amblycephala isolate DHTTF-2021 linkage group LG2, ASM1881202v1, whole genome shotgun sequence includes:
- the LOC125263125 gene encoding myosin heavy chain, fast skeletal muscle-like isoform X1 has protein sequence MGDGEMECFGPAAIYLRKPERERIEAQNTPFDAKTAFFVTVPDEMYLKGVLVSREGGKATVKTLCGKTITVKEDEIFPMNPPKFDKIEDMAMMTHLNEPTVLYNLKERYAAWMIYTYSGLFCVTVNPYKWLPVYDSVVVAGYRGKKRIEAPPHIFSISDNAYQFMLTDRENQSILITGESGAGKTVNTKRVIQYFATIAVAGGAKKAEPVPGKMQGSLEDQIIAANPLLEAYGNAKTVRNDNSSRFGKFIRIHFGTTGKLASADIETYLLEKSRVTFQLSAERSYHIFYQLMTGHKPELLEALLITTNPYDYPMISQGEITVKSINDVEEFIATDTAIDILGFSADEKISIYKLTGAVMHHGSMKFKQKQREEQAEPDGTEVADKIAYLMGLNSADMLKALCYPRVKVGNEMVTKGQTVPQVNNAVSALSKSVYEKMFLWMVVRINEMLDTKQPRQFFIGVLDIAGFEIFDFNSLEQLCINFTNEKLQQFFNHHMFVLEQEEYKKEGIEWEFIDFGMDLAACIELIEKPMGIFSILEEECMFPKATDTSFKNKLHDQHLGKSAAFQKPKPAKGKAEAHFSLVHYAGTVDYNINGWLDKNKDPLNDSVVQLYQKSSLKVLAFLYAAHAGSEAEGGGGKKGKKKGGSFQTVSALFRENLGKLMTNLRSTHPHFVRCLIPNESKTPGLMENFLVIHQLRCNGVLEGIRICRKGFPSRILYGDFKQRYKVLNASVIPEGQFIDNKKASEKLLGSIDVDHTQYKFGHTKVFFKAGLLGTLEEMRDEKLAELVTMTQALCRGFLMRTEFVKMMERRESIYSIQYNIRSFMNVKHWPWMKLYFKIKPLLKSAETEKEMAAMKENFEKMKEDLAKALAKKKELEEKMVSLLQEKNDLQLQVAAETENLSDAEERCEGLIKSKIQLEAKLKEATERLEDEEEINAELTAKKRKLEDECSELKKDIDDLELTLAKVEKEKHATENKVKNLTEEMASQDESIAKLTKEKKALQEAHQQTLDDLQAEEDKVNTLTKSKTKLEQQVDDLEGSLEQEKKLRMDLERAKRKLEGDLKLAQESIMDLENDKQQSDEKIKKKDFEISQFLSKIEDEQLLGAQLQKKIKELQARIEELEEEIEAERAARAKVEKQRADLSRELEEISERLEEAGGATAAQIEMNKKREAEFQKLRRDLEESTLQHEATAAALRKKQADTVAELGEQIDNLQRVKQKLEKEKSEYKMEIDDLSSNMEAVAKAKANLEKMCRTLEDQTSELKTKNDEFLRQLNDLNAQKARLQTENGEYGRQLEEKEALVSQLTRGKQAYTQQIEELKRHIEEEVKAKNALAHAVQSARHDCDLLREQYEEEQEAKAELQRGMSKANSEVAQWRTKYETDAIQRTEELEESKKKLAQRLQDAEESIEAVNSKCASLEKTKQRLQGEVEDLMIDVERANALAANLDKKQRNFDKVLADWKQKYEESQAELEGAQKEARSLSTELFKMKNSYEEALDHLETLKRENKNLQQEISDLTEQLGETGKTIHELEKTKKTVEAEKSEIQTALEEAEATLEHEESKILRVQLELNQVKSEIDRKLAEKDEEMEQIKRNSQRVIDSMQSTLDSEIRSRNDALRVKKKMEGDLNEMEIQLSHANRQAAEAQKQLRNVQGQLKDAQLHLDDALRVQEDMKEQVAMVERRNNLMQAEIEELRAALEQTERGRKVAEQELVDASERVGLLHSQNTSLINTKKKLEADLVQVQGEVDDSVQEARNAEEKAKKAITDAAMMAEELKKEQDTSAHLERMKKNLEVTVKDLQHRLDEAESLAMKGGKKQLQKLESRVRELESEVEAEQRRGADAVKGVRKYERRVKELTYQTEEDKKNVIRLQDLVDKLQLKVKAYKRQAEEAEEQANTHLSRYRKVQHELEEAQERADIAESQVNKLRAKSREAGKSKDVSLVNPTSLLKQLKCG, from the exons atgggagATGGTGAAATGGAGTGTTTTGGCCCAGCGGCCATTTACCTCCGGAAGCCGGAAAGAGAGAGGATAGAGGCTCAGAACACCCCCTTTGATGCCAAAACGGCATTCTTCGTGACGGTGCCGGATGAGATGTACCTGAAAGGTGTTCTTGTTAGTAGAGAAGGCGGCAAAGCTACTGTCAAAACACTGTGTGGGAAA ACAATCACGGTAAAAGAAGATGAAATCTTCCCCATGAATCCTCCTAAGTTTGACAAAATTGAGGACATGGCCATGATGACCCACCTCAATGAGCCTACTGTGCTGTATAACCTCAAAGAGCGTTACGCAGCATGGATGATCTAC ACCTACTCTGGCTTGTTCTGCGTCACTGTCAATCCCTACAAGTGGCTCCCAGTGTACGATTCAGTCGTTGTGGCTGGATACAGAGGCAAAAAGAGGATTGAAGCCCCGCCTCACATCTTCTCCATCTCCGACAACGCCTACCAGTTCATGCTCACTG ACAGGGAGAATCAGTCTATCCTGATTAC TGGAGAATCTGGTGCAGGAAAGACTGTCAACACCAAACGTGTCATCCAGTATTTTGCGACAATCGCTGTGGCTGGCGGCGCAAAGAAGGCAGAACCTGTCCCTGGCAAAATGCAG GGGTCGCTAGAGGATCAAATCATTGCAGCCAACCCTCTACTGGAGGCTTATGGAAATGCCAAGACTGTGAGGAATGACAACTCCTCTCGTTTT GGTAAATTCATCAGGATTCACTTTGGGACCACTGGAAAACTGGCCTCAGCTGATATTGAAACTT ATCTGCTGGAAAAGTCAAGAGTAACATTCCAGCTGTCTGCTGAGAGGAGCTACCACATCTTCTACCAGCTCATGACCGGACACAAGCCAGAGCTGCTCG AGGCCCTGCTCATCACCACCAACCCTTACGACTATCCAATGATCAGCCAGGGTGAAATCACTGTCAAGAGTATCAATGATGTGGAGGAGTTCATTGCCACAGAT ACAGCCATTGACATTCTGGGCTTCAGTGCTGATGAGAAAATCAGCATCTACAAGCTGACAGGTGCTGTGATGCATCATGGGAGCATGAAGTTTAAACAGAAGCAGAGAGAGGAGCAGGCCGAACCTGACGGCACTGAGG TGGCTGATAAAATTGCCTACCTCATGGGCCTTAACTCTGCTGACATGCTGAAAGCTCTGTGTTACCCCAGAGTGAAGGTCGGAAATGAGATGGTGACCAAAGGCCAGACAGTACCACAG GTGAACAACGCAGTCTCTGCGCTCTCCAAGTCTGTCTATGAGAAAATGTTCTTGTGGATGGTCGTCCGTATCAATGAGATGTTGGACACAAAGCAGCCTAGACAGTTCTTCATTGGTGTGCTGGACATCGCTGGATTTGAGATCTTTGAT TTCAACAGCTTGGAGCAGCTTTGCATCAACTTCACAAATGAGAAACTGCAACAGTTCTTCAACCACCACATGTTTGTTCTggagcaagaggagtacaagaAAGAAGGCATTGAATGGGAGTTCATTGACTTTGGAATGGACTTGGCTGCCTGCATTGAGCTCATTGAGAAG CCAATGGGCATCTTCTCCATCCTTGAAGAGGAGTGCATGTTCCCCAAAGCTACAGACACAAGCTTCAAAAACAAGCTGCATGATCAGCATCTGGGCAAATCTGCAGCTTTCCAGAAGCCAAAGCCTGCCAAAGGTAAGGCAGAGGCCCACTTCTCTCTGGTGCACTACGCCGGCACTGTGGACTACAACATTAATGGCTGGTTAGACAAGAACAAGGATCCACTGAATGACTCTGTCGTGCAACTCTACCAAAAGTCATCACTTAAAGTACTGGCCTTCCTGTATGCTGCTCATGCAGGTTCTGAAG CTGAGGGAGGCGGTGGAAAGAAAGGCAAGAAGAAGGGTGGTTCCTTCCAGACGGTGTCTGCACTTTTTAGG GAGAACTTGGGTAAGCTGATGACTAACTTGAGGAGCACTCACCCTCACTTTGTGCGCTGCTTGATTCCTAATGAGTCCAAGACTCCAG GTCTGATGGAGAACTTCCTGGTTATCCACCAGCTCAGGTGTAATGGTGTGCTGGAAGGTATCAGAATCTGCAGGAAGGGTTTCCCCAGCAGAATCCTCTATGGTGACTTCAAGCAGAG ATACAAAGTATTAAATGCTAGCGTCATCCCTGAGGGACAGTTCATTGACAACAAAAAGGCTTCAGAGAAACTCCTGGGCTCTATTGATGTTGACCACACCCAATACAAGTTTGGACATACCAAG GTGTTCTTTAAAGCTGGTCTCTTGGGTACTCTTGAGGAAATGAGAGATGAGAAACTAGCAGAACTGGTTACCATGACTCAAGCTCTTTGTCGTGGCTTCCTCATGAGGACAGAGTTTGTGAAAATGATGGAGAGAAG AGAGTCAATTTATTCCATCCAATACAACATCCGCTCATTCATGAATGTGAAACATTGGCCATGGATGAAGCTCTACTTCAAGATCAAGCCTCTTCTGAAGAGTGCAGAGACTGAGAAAGAAATGGCAGCCATGAAGGAGAACTTTGAGAAAATGAAGGAAGATCTAGCAAAGGCATTAGCTAAAAAAAAGGAGCTTGAGGAGAAAATGGTGTCACTTCTTCAAGAGAAAAACGATCTTCAACTGCAAGTAGCAGCT GAAACTGAAAACCTGTCTGATGCTGAGGAGAGATGTGAAGGTCTCATCAAAAGCAAGATCCAGCTCGAGGCAAAACTCAAAGAGGCAACCGAGAGACTGGAGGATGAGGAGGAAATCAATGCTGAACTCACTGCCAAGAAGAGGAAACTGGAGGATGAATGCTCtgaactgaagaaagacattgaCGACCTGGAGCTCACCTTGGCCAAAGTGGAGAAGGAGAAACATGCAACAGAAAATAAG GTTAAAAACCTGACGGAGGAGATGGCCTCTCAGGATGAGAGCATTGCCAAGCTGACCAAAGAGAAGAAAGCCCTCCAAGAGGCACACCAGCAGACTCTTGATGACCTTCAGGCAGAGGAAGACAAAGTCAACACTCTGACTAAATCTAAGACAAAGCTTGAGCAGCAAGTGGATGAT CTTGAGGGCTCACTGGAGCAAGAGAAGAAGCTCCGTATGGACCTTGAGAGAGCCAAGAGGAAGCTTGAGGGTGATCTGAAACTGGCCCAGGAGTCCATAATGGACCTGGAGAATGACAAACAGCAATCAGATGAGAAGATCAAAAA GAAAGACTTCGAGATTAGTCAGTTTCTCAGCAAGATTGAGGATGAACAATTGTTGGGAGCACAGCTTCAGAAGAAGATCAAAGAACTTCAG GCCCGTATCGAGGAGCTGGAAGAGGAAATTGAGGCCGAGCGAGCTGCTCGTGCTAAAGTGGAGAAGCAAAGAGCTGATCTCTCTAGGGAACTTGAAGAGATCAGCGAGAGGCTTGAGGAAGCTGGTGGTGCCACTGCTGCCCAGATTGAGATGAACAAGAAGCGTGAAGCCGAATTCCAGAAGTTGCGTCGTGATCTGGAAGAGTCCACCTTGCAGCATGAAGCTACGGCCGCAGCTCTCCGAAAGAAGCAGGCAGATACTGTGGCTGAGCTTGGAGAACAGATCGACAACCTCCAGCGGGTCAAGCAGAAGCTGGAGAAGGAGAAGAGTGAATACAAGATGGAGATTGATGACTTGTCAAGCAACATGGAGGCTGTGGCTAAAGCAAAG gcAAACCTTGAAAAGATGTGCCGTACATTAGAAGACCAAACAAGTGAGCTAAAAACCAAAAATGATGAGTTTTTACGCCAACTTAATGACTTAAATGCACAGAAGGCAAGGCTGCAAACTGAAAATG GGGAATATGGGCGTCAATTGGAGGAGAAAGAAGCTCTTGTTTCTCAATTGACAAGAGGCAAACAAGCTTACACTCAGCAGATTGAGGAACTCAAAAGACATATTGAAGAAGAGGTTAAG GCCAAGAACGCTCTGGCCCATGCGGTTCAGTCTGCACGCCATGACTGTGATTTGCTCAGAGAGCAGTATGAGGAAGAGCAGGAGGCCAAAGCTGAACTCCAGCGTGGAATGTCTAAGGCCAACAGTGAGGTGGCTCAGTGGAGAACAAAATATGAGACTGATGCCATCCAACGCACTGAGGAGCTTGAGGAATCAAA GAAAAAGCTGGCTCAGCGTCTGCAGGATGCTGAAGAATCCATTGAGGCGGTGAACTCCAAGTGTGCCTCTCTGGAAAAGACCAAACAGAGACTGCAGGGTGAAGTAGAGGATCTCATGATTGATGTGGAGAGGGCAAATGCATTGGCAGCCAACCTTGACAAGAAGCAGAGAAACTTTGACAAG GTGCTAGCAGATTGGAAACAGAAGTATGAGGAAAGTCAGGCTGAACTAGAAGGTGCTCAGAAAGAAGCTCGTTCTCTCAGCACTGAGCTTTTCAAAATGAAGAACTCCTATGAGGAAGCTCTTGACCACCTGGAGACCCTGAAGAGGGAGAACAAGAATCTGCAAC AGGAGATTTCTGACCTCACTGAGCAGCTTGGAGAGACTGGAAAGACGATTCATGAACTGGAAAAGACAAAGAAGACCGTGGAGGCTGAGAAATCAGAGATCCAGACAGCACTTGAAGAAGCTGAA GCCACCCTGGAGCATGAAGAGTCCAAGATTCTTCGTGTGCAGCTGGAGCTGAATCAGGTGAAGAGTGAGATTGACAGGAAGCTTGCTGAGAAGGATGAGGAGATGGAACAGATCAAGAGGAACAGCCAAAGAGTGATCGATTCCATGCAGAGCACTCTGGACTCTGAGATCAGGAGCAGAAATGATGCCCTGAGAGTCAAAAAGAAGATGGAGGGAGATCTGAATGAGATGGAGATCCAGCTGAGTCATGCCAACCGCCAGGCTGCTGAGGCCCAGAAACAGCTCAGGAACGTCCAAGGCCAACTCAAG GATGCCCAGCTGCACCTTGATGACGCTCTCAGAGTACAGGAGGACATGAAGGAGCAGGTGGCCATGGTGGAGCGCAGGAATAACCTGATGCAAGCAGAGATTGAGGAGCTGAGAGCTGCACTGGAGCAAACAGAGAGAGGCCGCAAAGTGGCGGAGCAGGAGCTGGTTGATGCCAGCGAGCGTGTGGGACTGCTGCACTCACAA AATACAAGTCTTATTAACACCAAGAAGAAGCTTGAGGCTGATCTGGTCCAGGTTCAAGGTGAGGTGGATGATTCAGTCCAGGAGGCCAGAAATGCAGAGGAGAAGGCCAAGAAGGCCATCACTGAT GCTGCCATGATGGCTGAGGAGCTGAAGAAGGAGCAGGACACCAGTGCTCACCTGGAGAGGATGAAGAAGAACCTGGAGGTGACTGTCAAAGACCTGCAGCACCGTCTGGATGAGGCTGAAAGTCTGGCCATGAAGGGTGGAAAGAAACAGCTCCAGAAACTGGAGTCCAGG GTGCGTGAGTTAGAGTCTGAAGTTGAAGCTGAGCAGAGACGTGGTGCAGATGCTGTGAAAGGAGTGCGCAAGTATGAGAGGAGGGTGAAGGAGCTCACCTACCAG ACTGAGGAAGACAAGAAGAACGTGATCCGACTGCAGGATCTGGTAGACAAGCTGCAGCTGAAAGTGAAGGCCTACAAGCGCCAGGCTGAAGAAGCT GAGGAGCAGGCCAACACTCACCTGTCCAGGTACAGGAAGGTTCAGCATGAGCTGGAAGAGGCTCAGGAGCGCGCTGACATCGCCGAGTCCCAGGTCAACAAGCTGAGGGCCAAGAGCCGTGAGGCTGGAAAG AGCAAAGATGTTAGTTTAGTTAACCCCACTAGCTTATTGAAACAACTCAAATGTGGTTGA